A portion of the Bulleidia sp. zg-1006 genome contains these proteins:
- the srtB gene encoding class B sortase, producing MKKTKTKKPLSKGMKVFLDLVMVCCLLVAGFSAWSIVQALKDYRESRQAYEEVRKEVVVIDQKTKEEKVDFAKLKKLYPDTAAWIKMKDSRIDYPIVYGDSVDPARRGNEFYLHHLMDGRYQNSGTLFMDVQNGRGLKSRVWTVYGHNMRDGSMFADINKFQKQSYYDSHKEMELETPEGKYKVYPVAGIKTTGSDDYVRYHFSSNQEFMDYVNMFQKKSTFKSEQTVSAKDQLMLFSTCDYSIDDGRYALLAKVVKK from the coding sequence ATGAAAAAAACGAAAACAAAAAAACCTTTGAGCAAGGGAATGAAAGTCTTTTTGGATTTAGTGATGGTTTGTTGCTTATTGGTGGCCGGCTTTTCAGCTTGGAGTATTGTGCAAGCTTTGAAAGATTATCGTGAATCGCGACAGGCTTATGAAGAAGTTAGAAAAGAAGTGGTTGTGATTGATCAAAAAACAAAAGAAGAAAAGGTGGATTTTGCGAAATTAAAGAAGCTTTATCCTGATACAGCCGCTTGGATTAAAATGAAAGATAGTAGGATTGATTATCCGATTGTCTATGGCGACTCTGTTGATCCGGCAAGAAGAGGAAATGAGTTCTATTTGCATCATTTGATGGATGGTCGTTACCAAAACTCAGGAACATTATTCATGGATGTTCAAAATGGGCGTGGTTTGAAGTCAAGGGTTTGGACGGTGTATGGACATAATATGCGTGATGGCTCAATGTTTGCGGATATCAATAAATTTCAGAAACAGTCTTACTATGATAGTCATAAGGAAATGGAATTAGAAACACCAGAGGGTAAGTATAAGGTTTATCCGGTTGCCGGCATCAAAACAACTGGTTCAGATGATTATGTGCGCTACCATTTTAGCTCTAATCAAGAGTTTATGGATTATGTGAATATGTTTCAAAAGAAGAGTACTTTTAAATCTGAACAAACGGTAAGTGCGAAGGATCAGTTGATGTTATTTTCGACTTGTGATTATAGCATTGATGATGGTCGTTATGCTTTGCTTGCAAAAGTGGTTAAGAAATAG
- a CDS encoding UDP-N-acetylglucosamine pyrophosphorylase — protein MLKTKDCFDLNHSLAGSYLEKYEYPWLALSGIKELILNLGGSLGEDYEEVQPQVWVHKTAKVFPSAYLGSPCIIGARTEVRHCAFIRGSVLVGEDCVVGNSVELKNVILFDHVQVPHYNYVGDSILGYYSHMGAGAVTSNVKSDHSLVVIHVGDEAIETELKKFGAILADHVEVGCNAVLNPGTVIGSNSRVYPTTGVRGFVPENSIVKKTDVIVKIKKGE, from the coding sequence ATGTTGAAAACGAAAGATTGTTTTGATTTGAACCATAGTTTAGCTGGCTCTTATTTAGAAAAGTATGAATATCCATGGCTTGCCTTATCGGGTATTAAAGAATTGATTTTAAATTTAGGTGGTTCTCTAGGTGAGGATTATGAAGAGGTTCAACCACAGGTTTGGGTGCATAAAACAGCTAAAGTATTTCCTTCTGCTTATTTAGGAAGTCCTTGTATCATTGGTGCACGGACAGAAGTGCGTCATTGTGCTTTCATTCGCGGTTCTGTTTTAGTGGGAGAGGATTGTGTGGTTGGCAATTCCGTGGAATTAAAGAATGTGATTTTGTTTGACCATGTGCAAGTGCCTCATTACAACTATGTTGGCGATTCTATCCTTGGTTACTACAGTCACATGGGAGCAGGTGCAGTTACTTCCAATGTAAAATCCGATCATAGCTTGGTTGTGATTCATGTGGGTGATGAAGCCATCGAAACGGAATTAAAGAAGTTTGGTGCTATTTTAGCTGATCATGTGGAAGTTGGTTGTAATGCGGTTTTGAATCCCGGTACAGTGATTGGCTCTAATTCAAGAGTGTATCCAACGACGGGTGTGCGTGGTTTTGTGCCGGAAAATAGTATTGTTAAGAAAACCGATGTGATTGTGAAAATAAAAAAAGGAGAATAG
- the ftsH gene encoding ATP-dependent zinc metalloprotease FtsH — translation MKNRNLVQRYLPILIILIALANLLLMNPNRNTNKMTIDEFSKLVDAGSIESANFSVGRNVTNIKGTYSNSSKKATFDITLPSRSDLINKSIDTLKTKNITVVDAEASNKFVDVIVSLIPFILMMGFGFWMISRMAQANGGANGKAFEFSNSKARLESKVRTRFEDVAGCDEEKQEMSEIIDYLKYPKKFEKMGARIPKGILLSGHPGTGKTLLAKAVAGEANVPFYSISGSDFVEMFVGVGASRVRDMFKKAKQTAPCMIFIDEIDAVGRQRGAGFGGGHDEREQTLNQLLVEMDGMQENNGVVIIAATNRPDVLDPALLRAGRFDRQITVSLPDWKGRKAILEVHARNKKLAENVNLEALAKRTPGFSGADLENVLNEAAILAVRENTEEIHMNQVDEAIDRVMMGPAKVSRTYDEATKKLVAYHESGHAIIGLFLDDAQIVQKVTIIPRGQAGGYNLMTPKEEKMMHTKKDLMASITSYMGGRTAEELFFDDITTGAVDDIKRATNIAQDMVTLYGMSDLGPIKYNSGSENVFLGRDYNQPNNVSGEVAYEIDQEVRKIVNACHNKAKEIITEHKAELESVAHALMENETLTNEQIRNIVKGLPMDAETE, via the coding sequence ATGAAAAATAGAAATTTAGTACAGCGTTATTTACCGATATTGATTATTTTAATTGCGCTTGCCAATTTATTGTTGATGAATCCAAATCGGAATACGAATAAGATGACCATCGATGAATTTTCTAAATTGGTGGATGCAGGCAGTATTGAAAGTGCTAATTTTTCCGTTGGTCGAAATGTGACGAATATTAAAGGAACTTATAGCAATTCAAGTAAGAAAGCAACTTTTGATATTACATTACCTAGCCGTAGTGATTTGATCAATAAGAGCATCGATACTTTAAAAACAAAGAACATTACGGTTGTGGATGCGGAAGCCTCCAATAAGTTTGTGGATGTGATTGTGAGCTTAATTCCATTTATTTTAATGATGGGCTTTGGCTTTTGGATGATTTCCCGTATGGCACAAGCCAATGGTGGTGCGAATGGGAAAGCGTTTGAGTTTTCTAATTCAAAAGCTCGTTTGGAAAGCAAGGTGCGTACTCGTTTTGAGGATGTGGCAGGTTGTGATGAAGAGAAACAAGAGATGTCGGAAATTATTGACTACTTGAAATATCCGAAGAAGTTTGAAAAGATGGGAGCTCGGATTCCAAAAGGAATTCTGTTGAGTGGTCATCCAGGAACGGGTAAAACTTTATTAGCGAAGGCGGTTGCAGGGGAAGCGAATGTACCTTTCTATAGCATCTCCGGTTCGGACTTTGTGGAAATGTTTGTCGGGGTTGGTGCTTCGCGTGTTCGTGATATGTTTAAGAAAGCTAAGCAAACGGCTCCATGTATGATTTTCATTGATGAAATTGATGCGGTAGGGCGTCAACGTGGCGCCGGTTTTGGCGGCGGTCATGATGAACGTGAACAGACCTTAAACCAATTGTTAGTGGAAATGGATGGTATGCAAGAAAACAATGGTGTTGTCATCATTGCGGCAACAAATCGTCCTGATGTTTTAGATCCTGCTTTATTAAGAGCCGGCCGTTTTGATCGTCAAATTACGGTTTCTCTTCCAGACTGGAAAGGACGTAAGGCTATTTTAGAAGTGCATGCTCGTAATAAGAAATTGGCGGAAAATGTGAATTTAGAAGCTCTGGCGAAAAGAACACCCGGCTTTTCAGGAGCCGACTTAGAAAATGTCTTAAATGAAGCGGCTATTTTAGCGGTTCGTGAAAATACAGAAGAGATTCATATGAATCAAGTGGATGAAGCGATTGACCGTGTGATGATGGGACCGGCGAAAGTTTCCCGTACTTATGATGAAGCAACGAAAAAGTTAGTGGCTTATCATGAAAGTGGTCATGCGATTATTGGTTTATTCTTAGATGATGCTCAAATCGTCCAAAAAGTAACGATTATTCCACGTGGGCAAGCCGGTGGTTATAACTTAATGACACCAAAAGAAGAAAAGATGATGCATACTAAGAAAGACCTGATGGCTTCCATTACTTCTTATATGGGTGGTCGCACCGCAGAAGAATTATTCTTTGATGATATTACAACCGGAGCGGTAGATGATATCAAGAGAGCAACTAATATTGCTCAAGATATGGTCACATTATACGGTATGTCGGATCTTGGCCCGATTAAGTATAATTCTGGTAGTGAGAATGTGTTCTTGGGTCGTGATTATAATCAACCCAATAATGTGTCTGGTGAAGTGGCCTATGAAATTGATCAAGAGGTTCGTAAGATTGTGAACGCTTGTCATAATAAAGCAAAGGAAATTATCACCGAACATAAGGCTGAATTAGAAAGTGTTGCACATGCGTTGATGGAAAATGAAACATTAACGAATGAACAAATCCGTAACATTGTTAAGGGATTACCAATGGATGCAGAAACTGAATAA
- a CDS encoding low specificity L-threonine aldolase, with translation MILFENDYSKGCIPEILEKLNTSNFEQNISYGLDRYCEEAKKLIQEKLECDSEIHFLVGGTQTNVTVLSHILRPYQSVLTADSGHINTHETGAIEALGHKCSLLPSQQGKLSARQVQEALEIYEKEPSPEHCVQPAALYISFPTETGLLYSKKELIDLHSICQKYKIPFFIDGARLGYGLCAKENDVQFKDLAHLCDIFYIGGTKIGALFGEAVIFNQKEYAKGFRLSIKQKGGLLAKGFLLGIQFQTLFEKNRYFQISKQAIEHAERLKNGLQEKGYSFFYPCQSNQLFPILPKKVTNELRRDFGLMTWQDLGEEEVIRMVTDWATKKEDVEAFLKQLPRKN, from the coding sequence ATGATTCTTTTTGAAAATGATTATAGTAAGGGATGTATTCCCGAAATACTGGAAAAATTAAACACCAGTAATTTTGAACAGAATATCAGTTATGGTTTAGATAGGTATTGCGAAGAAGCGAAAAAGTTAATTCAAGAAAAACTAGAATGCGATAGTGAAATCCATTTCCTAGTGGGCGGCACTCAAACCAATGTAACGGTTCTATCGCACATCTTACGTCCTTATCAAAGTGTATTAACCGCTGATAGTGGTCATATCAACACCCATGAAACAGGAGCTATAGAAGCACTTGGTCATAAATGTTCTCTACTACCAAGCCAACAAGGTAAACTATCTGCTCGGCAAGTACAGGAAGCCTTAGAGATTTATGAAAAAGAGCCTAGTCCTGAACATTGTGTTCAACCTGCCGCTTTATACATTTCATTTCCTACGGAAACAGGACTATTATACTCCAAAAAAGAATTGATAGACTTACATTCCATTTGTCAAAAATATAAAATTCCTTTTTTTATTGATGGAGCTAGATTAGGCTATGGTCTGTGTGCAAAGGAAAATGATGTTCAATTCAAAGACCTTGCTCATTTATGCGATATATTCTACATTGGTGGCACTAAAATTGGTGCTTTGTTTGGTGAAGCCGTTATTTTTAATCAAAAAGAATACGCAAAAGGATTTCGTCTTTCCATCAAACAGAAGGGTGGTTTATTAGCCAAGGGGTTCTTATTGGGAATTCAATTTCAAACTCTTTTTGAAAAGAATCGCTATTTCCAAATTTCTAAACAAGCCATAGAGCATGCGGAACGCTTAAAAAATGGTCTTCAAGAAAAAGGATATTCTTTCTTCTATCCATGTCAAAGCAATCAATTATTCCCTATCTTACCTAAAAAAGTTACGAATGAACTACGAAGAGACTTTGGTCTCATGACTTGGCAAGATTTAGGTGAGGAGGAAGTTATCCGTATGGTAACCGATTGGGCTACGAAAAAAGAAGACGTTGAAGCCTTCTTGAAGCAGTTACCTAGAAAGAATTAG
- the hpt gene encoding hypoxanthine phosphoribosyltransferase, translating into MWEKETIKKVLINQEEIQRRCVELGAIITKDYEGKKPLIVALLRGSVPFLAELIKNIDLNLQYDFMDVSSYEGTESIGDIRILKDLDSSIKGVDIILVEDIVDTGRTVKTVCETLMNKGAASIRVVTLLDKPCRRVVNTKPEYIGFEIGNEFVVGFGMDFNQDYRCLPYIGVLKDECYQTEE; encoded by the coding sequence ATGTGGGAAAAAGAAACAATTAAAAAGGTATTGATTAATCAAGAAGAAATTCAACGGCGTTGCGTTGAATTGGGTGCAATTATTACAAAAGACTATGAAGGAAAAAAACCATTAATCGTGGCTTTACTTCGTGGCTCGGTACCATTCTTAGCGGAATTGATTAAAAATATTGATTTAAACCTTCAATATGATTTTATGGATGTTTCATCGTATGAGGGAACGGAATCCATTGGTGATATTCGTATTTTAAAAGACTTGGATTCTTCGATTAAAGGTGTGGATATTATCTTAGTGGAAGATATTGTGGACACAGGTCGTACGGTTAAAACGGTTTGTGAAACATTGATGAATAAAGGGGCGGCTTCAATTCGGGTTGTAACTTTATTGGATAAGCCTTGTCGTCGTGTTGTGAATACGAAACCAGAATATATTGGTTTTGAGATTGGCAATGAGTTTGTGGTTGGTTTTGGTATGGACTTTAATCAAGATTATCGTTGTTTACCATACATTGGTGTCTTGAAAGATGAGTGCTACCAAACTGAGGAGTAA
- a CDS encoding DUF1146 domain-containing protein, producing MFKFYLQSGIYLIALVLSFYALQALDFERILRKNKVNQAQVLYGLLVIALAYLVGSFLLFFIR from the coding sequence TTGTTTAAATTTTATCTTCAGTCGGGCATTTATTTAATTGCCTTGGTGCTTAGCTTTTATGCTTTGCAAGCCCTTGATTTTGAAAGGATTCTTCGTAAGAATAAAGTCAATCAAGCCCAAGTATTATATGGTCTATTGGTTATTGCATTAGCGTATTTGGTTGGCTCTTTTCTCCTATTCTTTATTCGTTAA
- the tilS gene encoding tRNA lysidine(34) synthetase TilS, translated as MRKLEGKWLVAVSTGPDSMYLLHQCLECGMNVQIAHVNYHHRRQAEEEETFIRSFAKQHQIPLHVQNGSFQPKGNFEAEARNWRYDFFAKIVQEENLDGVLVAHQQEDLLETFFMQEEKGLEPAYFGLKERTIIHGIVVVRPLLNLRKEEMMAYLNRHQYRYFIDHTNLENEYRRNQIRHSRLETMSDFMREEVLKEIEKRNSVLQERRCRVATYIQQGKVNIGFYQALEKEDRLATLRSLLDQKKHHSKVQLEEMDRIVMRKNHFYIPFEEDYIASDGGFFFLWKEKRYSYTNIEMKDYPFFKVEKGEKGVNAVTVWEDDYPLTIRNYQQGDSIQLRFGKKRISRFFIDRKIPMYLRKVWPIVLNCKQEIILVPGLGSDVHHYSINPSINVIQYLNDKE; from the coding sequence ATGAGGAAATTAGAGGGAAAATGGTTGGTGGCTGTTTCGACTGGTCCGGATTCTATGTACTTATTGCATCAATGCTTGGAATGCGGGATGAATGTTCAAATTGCTCATGTGAATTATCACCATCGTAGACAAGCGGAAGAAGAAGAGACCTTTATTCGTTCTTTTGCGAAACAGCACCAAATTCCACTTCATGTTCAAAATGGAAGCTTTCAGCCGAAAGGAAACTTTGAAGCTGAAGCGAGAAATTGGCGATATGACTTTTTTGCAAAAATTGTTCAAGAAGAAAATTTAGATGGTGTCTTGGTTGCTCATCAACAAGAGGATCTTTTAGAAACTTTTTTTATGCAAGAAGAAAAAGGACTAGAACCGGCTTATTTTGGCTTAAAAGAAAGAACCATCATTCATGGCATCGTAGTGGTTCGTCCTTTATTAAACCTTCGTAAAGAAGAAATGATGGCTTATCTAAATCGACATCAATATCGTTATTTCATAGATCACACCAATTTAGAAAATGAATATCGTCGTAATCAAATTCGTCATAGCCGACTGGAAACAATGAGTGATTTTATGCGTGAAGAGGTATTGAAAGAAATAGAGAAAAGAAATTCGGTTCTACAGGAAAGAAGATGTCGTGTAGCCACTTATATTCAACAAGGGAAAGTGAATATAGGCTTTTATCAAGCATTAGAAAAAGAAGATCGTTTGGCAACTTTAAGAAGCCTGTTGGACCAGAAGAAACATCATTCTAAAGTTCAATTGGAAGAAATGGATCGAATAGTGATGCGAAAAAATCATTTCTATATTCCTTTTGAAGAGGACTATATAGCAAGTGATGGCGGCTTTTTCTTTTTGTGGAAAGAAAAAAGGTATTCTTATACCAATATTGAGATGAAAGACTACCCTTTCTTTAAAGTAGAAAAAGGTGAAAAGGGAGTGAATGCAGTAACGGTATGGGAAGATGATTATCCATTAACTATCCGTAATTATCAACAAGGAGATAGTATTCAACTTCGTTTTGGTAAAAAGAGGATATCTCGATTTTTCATTGATCGAAAAATACCAATGTATTTGCGAAAGGTTTGGCCAATTGTTCTAAATTGCAAGCAAGAAATCATTTTGGTTCCGGGATTGGGATCAGATGTCCATCATTACTCTATAAACCCAAGTATCAATGTGATACAATACTTAAATGATAAGGAGTAA
- a CDS encoding glycoside hydrolase family 2 protein — MNIKPFQEYPRMSLQRDNYVILNGLWDLQICSKGQDPVEDGFQSILVPFVPGTSASLYPKKPRENEVLWYQLQFAYLPCEKQTFLHFEAVDQDCEIYLNGVHLGNHRGSYDAFEVDVSSVIKYQNILVVRVEDNELSAFGYQKDHPFSGIYGSVWLENRPIHCVDEVYVEYKDKRVFVHLKGDFEQAAIIITEKGKLIHSGITNQKVYEVEMKHPHLWSLEDPFLYDIYVQTEEDLVKSYFALRTIEKKKGKFCLNGEAMWINGIVDETWLEKSGPICASEKEMKERLSQIKALGFQAIRKYGTLERSRWFYLCDQMGILVFQDVPQSFQEVSSLFAWGKKERSESEKKEYRQETSILFEQYKTHPSLVAWILFPDGHGAFEPKNLKVNCLWDISEGQRLLSGDFCLNGHLDASRISIKTIGGLGYWQESHHGLGHAHKQYGDKIDWNQAIEDLLEAQVETSVQKGYAGYFYKRFQDCGRKNDGLFSKEASVIKVNPRIFEQWNRYFRRLYKHER; from the coding sequence ATGAACATTAAACCATTCCAAGAATACCCAAGAATGTCCTTGCAAAGAGATAATTATGTGATTTTAAATGGTCTATGGGACTTACAGATTTGTTCAAAAGGACAAGATCCGGTTGAAGATGGTTTTCAATCAATTCTTGTTCCGTTTGTGCCGGGAACCTCTGCTTCTTTATATCCTAAAAAGCCAAGGGAAAACGAGGTTCTTTGGTATCAACTTCAATTTGCGTATTTGCCTTGTGAAAAACAGACTTTTCTTCATTTTGAGGCGGTCGATCAAGATTGTGAAATTTACTTGAATGGTGTTCATTTAGGCAATCATCGAGGTAGCTATGATGCTTTTGAAGTGGATGTTTCTTCAGTCATCAAATATCAAAATATCCTTGTTGTTCGTGTAGAAGATAATGAATTATCGGCTTTTGGATACCAAAAAGACCATCCTTTTTCAGGAATCTATGGTTCGGTTTGGTTAGAAAATAGACCGATACATTGTGTAGATGAAGTTTATGTTGAGTACAAAGATAAAAGAGTGTTTGTTCATTTGAAAGGTGATTTTGAACAGGCGGCGATTATCATTACAGAAAAAGGGAAGCTCATTCATTCGGGTATTACCAATCAAAAAGTCTATGAAGTCGAAATGAAGCATCCACATTTATGGTCTTTGGAAGATCCTTTTTTGTATGATATCTATGTTCAGACAGAGGAAGACTTGGTCAAGAGTTATTTTGCCTTAAGAACTATTGAAAAGAAAAAAGGTAAGTTTTGTTTAAATGGGGAAGCCATGTGGATTAATGGTATTGTGGACGAAACTTGGTTAGAAAAGAGTGGACCAATTTGTGCTAGTGAGAAAGAAATGAAGGAACGTCTTTCGCAAATCAAAGCACTTGGTTTTCAAGCCATTCGTAAATACGGTACATTAGAAAGAAGCCGTTGGTTTTATCTATGCGATCAAATGGGTATTCTTGTGTTTCAAGATGTTCCGCAAAGTTTTCAAGAAGTTTCATCTCTTTTTGCATGGGGAAAGAAGGAAAGAAGTGAAAGTGAAAAGAAGGAGTATAGGCAAGAAACCTCTATTCTTTTCGAACAATACAAAACCCATCCTAGTTTAGTGGCCTGGATACTTTTCCCGGATGGTCATGGTGCTTTTGAACCGAAGAATTTAAAGGTAAATTGTTTGTGGGATATTTCCGAGGGACAAAGGCTGCTTAGTGGTGATTTTTGTTTGAATGGTCATTTGGATGCGAGTCGTATTTCCATTAAAACTATTGGCGGCCTAGGTTATTGGCAAGAAAGCCACCATGGCTTGGGTCATGCCCATAAACAGTATGGTGATAAGATTGATTGGAACCAAGCGATTGAAGATTTGTTAGAAGCACAAGTTGAAACAAGTGTCCAAAAAGGCTACGCCGGTTATTTCTATAAACGTTTTCAGGATTGTGGTCGTAAAAATGATGGTTTATTTAGTAAAGAAGCATCGGTAATAAAGGTGAATCCAAGGATATTTGAACAATGGAATCGTTATTTTAGGAGGTTGTATAAACATGAAAGATAA
- the upp gene encoding uracil phosphoribosyltransferase translates to MLEVLHHPLITHKLTQMRQISTTTKDFRENLDEIAELMAYEVCRDLPTKPVEIETPVSKCIGYQLSKEVVIVPILRAGIGLLDGIRRLVPTAKVGFIGMYRDEETLEPVEYFAKFPNDLEHSIVMVVDPMLATGGSANDSINQIKKRGAKNIKLVCLVGAPEGVQLIQKNHPDVDIYLAALDERLNEHGYIVPGLGDAGDRIFGTK, encoded by the coding sequence ATGCTAGAAGTCTTACATCATCCACTCATTACGCATAAGCTGACACAAATGCGACAAATTTCAACAACGACTAAGGATTTCCGTGAAAATCTGGATGAAATTGCGGAATTGATGGCTTATGAAGTTTGTCGTGATTTACCAACAAAACCAGTTGAAATTGAAACACCTGTTTCTAAATGCATTGGTTATCAATTATCGAAAGAAGTTGTGATTGTACCAATTCTTCGTGCCGGTATTGGTCTATTAGATGGTATTCGTCGTCTAGTTCCAACAGCTAAGGTTGGCTTTATTGGAATGTATCGTGACGAAGAAACATTAGAGCCGGTGGAATATTTTGCGAAGTTTCCAAATGATTTAGAACATTCCATTGTGATGGTCGTTGATCCGATGTTGGCGACGGGCGGTAGTGCGAATGACTCTATTAATCAAATTAAGAAGCGTGGGGCTAAAAATATTAAGCTTGTTTGTTTGGTTGGAGCTCCTGAAGGTGTGCAACTAATTCAAAAGAATCATCCGGATGTGGATATTTATTTAGCGGCTTTGGATGAAAGATTAAACGAACATGGGTATATCGTACCCGGCTTAGGGGATGCGGGCGACCGTATTTTTGGGACAAAATAA
- a CDS encoding L-threonylcarbamoyladenylate synthase → MLICQNYEIDVLVDLLKQDEAVAVPTDTVFGLCARYDHFQAQENLRDLKKRPETKAFPIMCSNFQQVLQICEMKEEEKRVMEQFMPGPLTMILKKKEGVPSFVNDGQDTIAIRLATSPILAEIIDKLGVPVYMTSANLSGEPVALTIQDVPEVKAALNGKIKYGQASTIVVFEQGAWKLLRQGPITLSQIQSLF, encoded by the coding sequence ATGTTGATATGTCAAAATTATGAAATCGATGTGCTGGTCGACTTATTAAAACAAGATGAAGCAGTGGCGGTACCGACGGATACCGTCTTTGGTTTGTGTGCTCGTTACGATCACTTTCAAGCTCAAGAAAATTTAAGAGATTTAAAGAAAAGACCAGAAACAAAAGCATTCCCAATTATGTGTTCCAATTTTCAACAAGTGTTACAAATCTGTGAAATGAAAGAAGAAGAAAAAAGAGTGATGGAACAATTTATGCCTGGTCCTTTGACCATGATTTTAAAGAAAAAGGAAGGAGTACCTTCCTTTGTGAATGATGGGCAAGATACGATTGCGATTCGTTTGGCAACTAGCCCTATTTTAGCCGAGATAATTGATAAATTAGGTGTTCCGGTGTATATGACTAGTGCCAACTTATCAGGTGAGCCGGTCGCTTTAACCATACAGGATGTACCAGAGGTAAAGGCTGCTTTAAATGGTAAAATTAAATATGGTCAAGCCAGTACGATTGTTGTCTTTGAACAGGGAGCTTGGAAACTCTTGCGTCAAGGACCAATCACTTTATCGCAAATCCAATCCCTATTTTAA